In Microcoleus sp. FACHB-68, the following are encoded in one genomic region:
- a CDS encoding class I SAM-dependent methyltransferase, whose amino-acid sequence MPTLDWLKKEYSYGYDSGNVLSIIPNFRRFRDETRIGGSYRQVFLKGVLPYIKPDSVVIELGPGKGSWSRAILNYIPEGKLHTLDFQDVSPWLKPENYGGRLVCHQVENSSFSCLDDNCFDFFWSFGVLCHNNLENIREILQNSLQKMKVGGVAIHQYGDWEKLNDYGWKKGKVPERFKNLPNDEIWWPRNNQQMMSSLAKEVGWQVISPDLGLVKRDSMIALRREK is encoded by the coding sequence TTAGATTGGCTTAAAAAGGAGTATAGCTATGGTTATGACAGTGGTAATGTACTGTCAATCATACCTAACTTCAGGCGCTTTCGCGATGAAACAAGAATTGGTGGCTCTTACCGTCAGGTATTTCTTAAAGGAGTATTGCCATACATAAAACCAGATTCAGTTGTTATTGAACTCGGTCCGGGTAAAGGTTCTTGGTCAAGAGCTATTTTAAACTATATTCCTGAAGGAAAATTGCACACACTAGATTTTCAGGATGTCTCTCCATGGTTGAAACCTGAAAATTATGGGGGAAGGCTGGTCTGTCATCAAGTAGAAAATAGCTCCTTTTCTTGCTTGGACGATAATTGTTTTGATTTTTTTTGGTCTTTTGGAGTATTGTGCCACAATAATTTAGAAAATATAAGAGAAATACTTCAAAATTCATTGCAAAAAATGAAAGTGGGGGGAGTTGCTATCCATCAATACGGAGACTGGGAGAAGTTAAATGATTATGGTTGGAAAAAAGGTAAAGTTCCAGAAAGGTTCAAAAATTTGCCAAATGATGAGATATGGTGGCCACGCAACAACCAACAAATGATGTCATCTCTTGCTAAAGAAGTAGGATGGCAAGTTATTTCTCCCGATTTGGGATTGGTAAAACGTGATTCAATGATAGCCTTGCGGAGAGAAAAATAG
- a CDS encoding TylF/MycF/NovP-related O-methyltransferase, protein MKKLLFETLRGLTKRLDVNRVKHLLGATEDFPPDFDQEMIDRIVSVRPYTLTSPERIYALCEAVKYIVNSKIPGDIVECGVWKGGSMIAVARTLIQLNDCSRNLHLFDTFEGMTEPGEKDVDYQGFSASKYLKSSNKEEDINSIWCYAPLEAVKMAVKTVGYDSNKIHFVKGKVEETIPSKAPKTISLLRLDTDWYESTKHELIHLFPRISPGGVIIIDDYGHWQGARKAVDEYIEENKIKILLNRIDYTGRIGVVLN, encoded by the coding sequence ATGAAAAAACTATTGTTTGAAACTCTCAGAGGTCTCACTAAAAGGCTAGATGTAAATCGGGTGAAACATCTACTTGGAGCAACCGAGGATTTTCCGCCAGATTTTGATCAAGAAATGATCGATAGGATTGTCAGCGTTAGACCTTACACACTAACTTCCCCGGAGAGAATTTATGCTTTATGTGAGGCCGTTAAGTACATAGTCAATTCTAAAATTCCCGGGGATATAGTTGAATGTGGGGTATGGAAAGGCGGAAGCATGATTGCTGTAGCTCGTACTTTAATTCAGTTGAACGATTGCAGCCGAAATCTTCATCTTTTTGACACCTTTGAAGGGATGACAGAACCTGGTGAAAAAGATGTAGATTATCAAGGATTTTCAGCCTCAAAATATTTAAAGAGCAGTAACAAAGAAGAGGATATAAACTCTATCTGGTGTTACGCGCCTCTTGAAGCCGTGAAAATGGCTGTTAAAACTGTGGGTTATGATAGCAATAAGATTCATTTTGTAAAGGGAAAAGTGGAAGAGACTATACCTTCTAAAGCTCCAAAAACAATTTCCCTTCTTAGGCTCGATACTGACTGGTATGAGTCTACCAAACACGAACTTATCCATTTATTTCCTCGAATTTCTCCGGGAGGAGTTATTATTATAGATGATTACGGTCATTGGCAAGGTGCCCGCAAAGCCGTAGATGAGTACATAGAAGAAAATAAAATTAAAATTCTTTTGAACAGAATAGATTATACAGGAAGAATAGGAGTTGTTTTAAATTGA
- a CDS encoding methyltransferase domain-containing protein, translated as MKLLNIGCGSTFHPAWINIDVAPQSPKVQKYDIRKKLPFLENGFDACYSSHVLEHLTKEEARNLLAECLRVLKTGSVVRIVVPDLEAIARNYLETLERVEKGIVGSESDYDWMLLEMYDQTVRQYSGGEMCRYLSRPDIKNSDFIRSRIGFESEINQASMWKKLKSKNPSWFIRKFRTKLAEILVALIAGRETQHAFKEGVFRASGEIHRWMYDRFSLQRMLEKTGFVDVRVCRADESRIPDFSSYNLDIIEGKIRKPDSLFMEGIKP; from the coding sequence ATGAAGCTTTTAAATATAGGTTGCGGTTCCACATTTCATCCTGCTTGGATAAACATTGACGTTGCTCCTCAATCGCCAAAGGTTCAAAAATATGATATTCGTAAAAAATTGCCGTTTTTAGAAAATGGCTTTGATGCTTGTTACAGCAGCCATGTGTTAGAACATCTAACCAAAGAAGAGGCTCGAAATCTTCTGGCTGAGTGTTTGCGCGTATTGAAAACTGGAAGCGTAGTTAGAATTGTTGTTCCAGATTTGGAAGCGATTGCCAGAAATTATCTGGAGACTCTTGAGCGAGTTGAGAAGGGAATAGTTGGCTCAGAATCCGACTATGATTGGATGTTGCTAGAAATGTACGATCAAACTGTGCGTCAATATAGCGGAGGTGAGATGTGCCGTTATTTAAGCAGACCAGATATTAAAAATAGCGATTTTATACGCTCAAGAATAGGATTTGAATCTGAAATTAATCAGGCATCAATGTGGAAAAAACTAAAATCTAAGAACCCTTCCTGGTTTATCCGAAAGTTTAGAACTAAGCTTGCGGAAATTTTAGTAGCATTGATTGCCGGCAGAGAAACACAGCATGCTTTTAAAGAGGGTGTTTTTCGAGCTTCAGGAGAAATACATCGCTGGATGTATGACCGCTTTTCTCTTCAACGCATGCTTGAAAAAACAGGATTTGTAGATGTGCGTGTCTGTCGCGCTGATGAAAGTCGTATTCCAGACTTCAGTAGTTATAACTTGGATATTATTGAGGGCAAAATTCGCAAACCTGATTCTTTGTTCATGGAAGGAATCAAACCATGA
- a CDS encoding glycosyltransferase family 4 protein produces MKPLLLSIYDISGGAARAAYRLHGGLQHIGVNSQMLVQAKQSEDETVIAPQTKMGMGFAMLRPTLDLLPLALYSKRERTPYFPQWLPDTITTKVSQLNPDVINLHWVCGGFVQIETLAKLGKPIVWTLHDMWPFTGGCHYTQECARYTDSCGACPQLGSHKDKDLSRWVWQRKAKAWKDLNLTIITPSHWLAKCAASSSLFENQRVEVIPNGLDSRQYKPIDRRLARERLNLPQDKLLILFGSLRATSEHRKGFHLLQPALKSLSKSGWHEKLELVVFGASQPTHPPDLGLKSHYLGRLSDDISLALVYAAADVFVAPSVQDNLPNTVMEALACGTPCVAFKIGGMPDMIEHQENGYLASPFEVEDFAKGIVWVLEDKERWLRLCQRAREKAEQEFTQQLQASRYLAVFAEIIAGRNESSFKASR; encoded by the coding sequence ATGAAGCCTTTGCTTCTCAGCATTTATGACATTTCTGGTGGGGCAGCTCGTGCTGCCTACCGGCTGCATGGGGGTTTGCAGCATATAGGTGTCAACTCGCAGATGTTGGTGCAGGCAAAACAAAGTGAGGATGAAACGGTTATCGCCCCGCAGACTAAGATGGGGATGGGTTTCGCCATGTTGAGACCAACGCTAGACTTGCTGCCGCTGGCCCTTTATTCTAAACGAGAGCGCACCCCATACTTCCCACAGTGGCTGCCAGATACGATCACCACCAAAGTGAGCCAACTCAACCCAGATGTGATCAACCTGCATTGGGTTTGCGGTGGATTCGTGCAAATTGAAACGCTGGCTAAACTGGGTAAGCCCATTGTTTGGACTCTTCATGATATGTGGCCATTCACTGGTGGCTGTCACTATACTCAAGAGTGTGCTCGTTACACTGATTCCTGCGGTGCTTGTCCTCAACTTGGCAGTCACAAAGATAAGGATTTATCGCGCTGGGTATGGCAGCGCAAGGCTAAAGCTTGGAAAGATTTAAATTTAACCATTATTACTCCTAGCCATTGGCTAGCAAAATGCGCTGCCTCTAGTTCTCTTTTCGAGAATCAGCGGGTAGAAGTGATTCCCAATGGACTGGATAGTCGGCAGTACAAGCCTATTGACCGACGGCTGGCAAGAGAACGTCTAAATTTACCCCAAGACAAGCTGCTTATCCTGTTTGGCTCACTTAGGGCTACTAGCGAACATCGTAAGGGATTTCATTTACTTCAGCCGGCCTTGAAAAGTCTAAGCAAGTCTGGATGGCACGAGAAACTGGAACTGGTTGTTTTTGGTGCCTCTCAGCCTACTCATCCACCCGATTTAGGTCTTAAATCTCACTATCTGGGGAGATTGAGTGATGATATTTCGCTCGCACTGGTTTATGCGGCAGCTGATGTCTTTGTCGCACCTTCAGTTCAAGATAATTTGCCAAACACAGTGATGGAGGCTCTAGCCTGCGGGACTCCCTGCGTGGCATTCAAAATTGGCGGGATGCCTGATATGATTGAGCATCAGGAAAACGGCTATCTGGCCAGCCCCTTTGAGGTGGAGGATTTTGCTAAAGGTATTGTTTGGGTGTTGGAGGATAAGGAGCGCTGGCTGAGATTATGTCAGCGGGCGCGTGAGAAAGCAGAACAGGAATTCACTCAACAGTTACAAGCCAGCCGCTACTTGGCCGTGTTTGCAGAAATCATAGCTGGGCGGAACGAAAGCAGCTTTAAAGCTTCCAGGTGA